A single genomic interval of Macadamia integrifolia cultivar HAES 741 chromosome 6, SCU_Mint_v3, whole genome shotgun sequence harbors:
- the LOC122080819 gene encoding uncharacterized protein LOC122080819, protein MDPAANLEQKGSRPLGGTEHSWCRAVPGGTGITVLAMLFTKDPGAARLQNALHELQKSHPILRSRITRDNTNTFFFAVSPIPLLQIQSYDISTTSQLLQSLAEGGDPNIGRISPFHRIIEHELNQNPWSDQSETDVLFACVYTLTDSKWVVALRLHTAVCDRTSAVYMLKELLGLVRRRGGGGGGGGGGGVGEEQEKETEEFSLGIEQLIPSGKANKPFWARGVDLLGYTLNALRFANLEFKDVTSPRSSQVIRLQMNQDETDRILMECKVRGIKLCGAIAAAGLIAANCMKHLPDHQWEKYAIITLIDCRKLLDPPLQSHNIGFYHSAIVNTHDIKEGQELWELASRCYASFRDSINANKHFTDMADLHLLMNKAIDNPGLTPHSSLRTSFISVFEDPVIDDQHTQLHQWMGLEDYMGCSSVHGVGPSIAIFDTIHNGRLDFTCVYPSPLHSREQMQELIDTMKRILVGNGGD, encoded by the exons ATGGATCCGGCTGCAAATCTGGAGCAAAAGGGAAGTCGACCCCTCGGCGGCACAGAACACAGCTGGTGCCGAGCTGTACCAGGAGGCACTGGCATAACCGTCCTGGCCATGCTCTTCACGAAAGATCCTGGAGCCGCACGTCTCCAGAACGCCCTCCATGAACTCCAAAAATCCCATCCCATCCTCCGTTCTAGAATTACTCGAGACAACACCAACACCTTCTTCTTTGCCGTATCTCCAATCCCTCTCCTTCAAATTCAATCCTACGACATCTCCACAACTTCCCAACTCCTTCAAAGCCTCGCCGAAGGCGGCGACCCAAACATTGGCCGAATCTCACCGTTCCATCGTATAATCGAACACGAATTGAATCAAAATCCTTGGTCTGATCAGTCCGAAACGGACGTCCTCTTTGCCTGCGTTTACACTTTGACCGATTCGAAGTGGGTTGTTGCATTGCGCCTCCACACAGCCGTCTGCGACCGTACATCGGCGGTGTATATGCTGAAGGAGTTGCTGGGGTTGGTCCGACGCCGCGGCGGCGGAGGGGGAGGCGGAGGCGGCGGCGGGGTTGGGGAGGAGCAAGAGAAGGAAACAGAGGAGTTCAGTTTAGGTATAGAGCAGCTTATCCCCAGCGGAAAAGCAAATAAGCCTTTCTGGGCTAGAGGGGTGGATTTGCTCGGTTACACATTGAACGCGCTGAGATTCGCCAATCTAGAATTCAAGGATGTGACATCGCCACGATCCTCCCAGGTCATCAGATTGCAGATGAACCAGGATGAAACTGATCGAATTCTTATG GAGTGCAAGGTTAGGGGTATCAAATTGTGTGGGGCCATAGCAGCTGCTGGATTAATTGCTGCAAATTGCATGAAACACCTCCCTGATCACCAGTGGGAGAAGTATGCAATCATTACTCTAATCGACTGCCGCAAGTTGTTGGATCCACCTCTCCAATCCCACAATATTG GATTTTACCATTCTGCCATCGTGAACACACATGATATAAAGGAAGGACAAGAACTATGGGAATTAGCAAGCAGATGCTATGCGAGCTTCAGAGATTCAATCAACGCCAACAAGCATTTCACGGACATGGCTGATCTCCACCTCCTCATGAATAAGGCCATAGACAACCCTGGTTTGACGCCTCACTCGTCTTTGAGGACATCCTTCATTTCCGTCTTTGAGGACCCCGTGATCGATGATCAACACACACAGCTACATCAATGGATGGGATTGGAAGACTACATGGGATGTTCTTCCGTGCATGGAGTGGGTCCCTCAATTGCAATATTTGACACCATCCATAATGGACGGTTGGATTTTACCTGTGTTTATCCGTCTCCCTTGCATTCCAGGGAACAGATGCAAGAGCTGATTGACACCATGAAAAGGATTCTGGTGGGCAACGGTGGGGATTGA